DNA from Coffea arabica cultivar ET-39 chromosome 10c, Coffea Arabica ET-39 HiFi, whole genome shotgun sequence:
GCATAGTTGAAGATCAAAAATCTTTTCTCTCGCTAGTGATAATGACGTGGTCCATATGTGCTGGTAATTATCATGGTTGGGTTTGGGTAGGAGTTCAACAATTTGTTGTTGGGCACGATGGCAAATGACTAAGAACTGACATGCATGTCTCTGGTTGAAGCCTATGATGGATTGGATTTAGTTGATACTTTCTATGCTTGCTCATAATATTTGGGGCGCATTTGAAATCTCTAATTGAAGGAGAAGGGTTAGGGTAGGATTGAAACATTCTTGTAAAATCTTTGATGATAGCGGCTCTAATGATTGCTTTCTACTTCCTATCGATCATGGACGTGGCTTGCTTTCTACTTCCTATCAATGATGGACGTGCATAATCATggatcaaaaatatgtttttgcATCCCAAGTGAAATTGACATGCAAATAGTCAGAAATCTTTTGTTATCTCGCTATCCTTCAACTTCATTAGATAAGCTTACCACGATTTAGGCTTTTCAAATCGACAAACCCCCAACCTATCAACAGTATCTATTACATAATTCCCCCTAACTAATCTTAACAAACATACAAAgatatgaaaaaaatacacatgcATTAACAAATAtattgtttcttatttattatACACTCTGATATGTTGTATAATAGATCTTATTTATTATTGTCAAATGTATAGCATCTCATGCATAAGTTGCAAAATGGATGATGATATTTGGATGTTTTgtgttttatggagtgaaacaCATATTTTCTACCAATAAAGTGTGACAACAATATCTACTAATTTAGACAATACATAACAAATACTTATTTATACACATGTAAGGTGGTTGATATTAAATTGAAATATGCTCAAAAAAATACAATTATATGTACGTTTATGATATTTATTGTATTAACTTTTATCATGTATTATAAAATATAGAACATAATGTAGTTGTATCAATTGAAGACCATAAATCACAAATGCCGAACAGATTCCTATTTAactctaaaaatagaaaataaggGACTACTTCCTATTATAGCTTAAAAACTTTATTTATTCAATTGGCCTTAATTTAATAATAtacaatttatttaaattttttgacaGTTTGTAATGATGATTTCTAAACCACTATAAATAATATGGTCTTTAACAAGTAAGTTATGATATTTGTTTGGCATTTATTTATAGGTCTAttaaaaattgattaaaaaggaaaatgatgaTAGATccataaaaaagaataaaaattctACTCTTTGTCCTTTGTTCTTGTAAATGGAGAATATAACCAGTTATATATGCTCTAAACAGCTTGGTAAAAAGAACCAAAAGAACTTTAGACGATGAAGAGTAcaattatgaattaattatttctttctttcttacaCAAATTGACTTCCTATCTATGTTTAGGAGGAGAAATACCCATGTCTTCCTAGTTTCTGTAAATATTTAGAGTCAAACACATTCTAAAAGGCATCTTTATTCATATCACCAGGGGTTAAGTAGAGGTATTTCCTTAAACATTTTACATATTATATAAATCTACAAGGTGGAAAGTTTATAGGGAAGTTATTGAACAATAGGAGGATTATGCGGTATTTTAAGGAAATTGCTATTTACGTTAAAATCATTGAATAACAAATATTTCGTCCACAATCATAAATAGAAAATATCTGACTTTAACACACATACTAACAGTAATTCAAGATGATTGCAACTGATTGAAGAGCATATGAAATGCATTCTAACATTCGTCACTTTCTTGATGGAGTAACTTGTCAACTACGTAGCTCATTGTTGGTCCTGCATCTAGGTCTTCCCCTGTGAGTTGGAGAGTAACTCGAACTAGAACTTCAATATTTGTCATAACGTTCATGGCAAGGTttgcaatttttgcaatcaCTGTTGGTGATGTTCTTCCATTAGTTTCAAGCATCTTATCTTTCACCCATGTGACGTGATCGACACTGGAGTAATTAGTGCTATTCTATTCTGAGCTAAAGACTTATTACTAACGTGATTACGTGGGTAATTAGTCctattttattaaaagattatGGCTAAcaaacattttttcataaattttattaattttttcaaaaaattagttgTTAGCATGTGACGGTACGTGACTAGACTTGGATAGCAATTAACAAAAATCAGTCAATGGGATTAATTGtgcttaaaaattgaaatacttGGGACCACATTTACTTTCATCTAAACTTTATGAACTAAAACTGCTCATGCCCTAAACATTTGAGATCAAAACCACAATTCTTTCTATTATTCAACAATAAGAGGATTGTTTTGTCATTTAAAGTAAATTACTATTTGCCTTAAATTCAGAAAGAGAAATATTTCttactttaatattttatttacaaCAGTAAGGTggaaacatataaattataTGAACATCAAATATCTAATTTTAACACACAGCAATTTAAGATGATCACAACTCATTGAAAAGTATGTGAGATGTATCCTAATATTCATCACTTTCTTGATGGAGCAACGTGTCCACCACTTGGCTCATTGTTGGTCTTGCATCTTTGTCTTCCTCTACGCATTGGAGAGCAACTTGAACAAGAATTTCCACCCTTGCCATATCAAATTCAGCATTTATGACAGGGTCTACAATTTTTGCAATTGCTATTGGTGATGCTCTTCCATTAGCTTCGTGCATTTTCTCCTTCACCCACGTAACTAGTCTCCTTGGCTCCATTGCACTGGTGCTTTCCTCCATAGAATGGCCTTCAACTGGGCTTCTTCCGGTTAATAATTCCAGCACAACAATTCCATAACTATAAACATCAACTTTGGAGGTTATGGGTAGATTGAAAACCCATTCAGGGGCCATGTAGCCTCTAATTCCCCTTATCCTAGAAAACGTTGATTTATCTGTCCCACCTCTATTCAATAGTTTGGACAGGCCAAAATCTGCCACCTTCGGCTGGTAATTCGAATCTAGGAGTATGTTCTGAGGCTTCACATCACAGTGCAAAACCCACTCTAAGCACTCTTCATGCAAGTAAGAAAGTCCTTTGGCTGTACCAAGAGCAATATCATACCTCTTTTTCCAATCAAGTCTGCCAGAATGCAAATTTTTTGCTAGAGAACCATGCTCCATGTACTCATAAACCAATAGCCTGTGCTTACCTTCAACACAATATCCCCATATCTCAATCAAATTCATATGGTTCAACTTGCCAATAGTACTCAACTCTGCAAGAAATTCGGCTTCTCCCTGGTTGGCTTCATTGAGACACTTTATGGCAGCAACTCGATTATCTGTCAACACGCCTTTATACACAATGCCTCCCCCTCCTTGTCCTATTTCTGCGCTGAAGTTTTTTGATGCTTTTTTCAACTCAGCAAAAGTGAATTTCCTGAATCCTGTTGCAACCTGAGTGTAACCCTGTATTCTTGCACTAGGTCCTCGTCGGGTTTTGAACAAGTAAGTGAAGAAACAGATGATCTCAAAAGTCCCAACTGCCAAAGTGCACCGCAAGGATGACTTTACCCACCCATGTTGACCTTTTTTCTGGTATGCTCGGCCGAGTGAAGCAGCATCGACTGTGCACTTTATGTTGGTTTGTTGAAGAGGCTTTTGATCAAATGAGGTTATAATAGATTGGGGCAATCTTAGATAAATTGGGAAATCAAAACCACTTGAACGATACCCATTGAACAAACTGGCCTTAGGGTAACAATTATAATAGCCTTTATCTTTATCAAATTTGAATTGGAAGCCTTTACAACTGCAATAGTTGAGGCATAAATTTTGACAATTATCAAGCGTGGAATTACTAAAGAAACCAATATCATAGCCATAAAATTCAACAttttggagaagaagaaaaccTGATGCATTACTATCATTGTATGGCAGTTGGAAATCTGGTTCGCATCCATAAGCCCAATCTTTCTGGCTTTTGATTTTGTATCCAGGTGCACAAGTGCATTTTCTTCCGGTCTCATGGGCGTAAGTGCACAAACTATTTTCTCCACATATCCCATGAACTGTGCATGGTTGCAGTGTGGATTGCCACGTAACTTTCCAATTCCGACTTGCCATATCAAGACTGTAGACCCGGACATTGCCATCAAAATCCACGGTCAATCTTCTTTGTATGCCTGGACCATAATCAACAGTAATAATGTCAAACTGATCTGATGACTGGAATCTCCCCCATGAATCAAGAGTGGCAACCTTACTGTTGTTATAAGGGTACCTCCCGTTGTCCCAACTATGTTTCCATGGGTCAGGCCATGAAATACCTGCTGTTTGAGGACCCTGGTACAATAGGCTAAGGACGTTATCATCACCAAAGTATAACTTGTAGAATCCAGAAGAATAATTCGTCAGGCTTCGGGAAGATATGAGAACAGAGTTTTGGGTGAGCGACTGCCCTGGAAGAAGCGTGTTTGTTGGGGAGTTAAAGCTTTGCCAAAGATTTCCGCCCTCTATATTGCTCAGCACAAGATTGCCATTGTCATGGAGTTGCAATTGAAGAGAAGAGTTTGATTGCGTGCTACTTGTCCAAACAGTAAACTGTCCTGCATCTGTCAGCACAAGACTGCCAGACTTGAGCAGGGAAAGCCTGGAATTTTTTCCATTAACCGGTCGGTCCCTATTGGCCATCCAGACAATGGTGTAATTTCCATGATCATATAGCTCAGTAAACCATATACTAAAGCAATACGCATTCTCGCCAACACTGAAAAATCCCGCAGTGAAATTTCCATGCGGTTTTGAAATCAGAACATCTTTAGAAGAAAGTGATGATCCTGTAGTCAAACTATCAGTGCTTTTCGAGGATGATACAAATGCTAATAACAAagctaaaacagaaattaaGATAGCATTAAAGAATAGACCCATTGGAGTTGGAGAAGTGTAATTTTGCAAGTACATGCATGCAAACTTCTTGTGGACAAACATGGCAGAAAGTAGAGGAATATATAGATAGTATGAGTGGTCTCTCGTAAGACATGACTTCTTGACTTCTTGTGGTTTGTGGAACTACTTTTTGCATATTGGAAGTCAAGCCACTTTGATAGTATGAGTGGTATCTCGTAAGACATGACTTCTTGACTTCTTGTGGTTTGTGGAATTACTTGTTGCAGATTGGAAGTCAAACCACTTTGCTTTTTAATTTTCTCAGGAGTTTGGCTTTGATTAGACTGGTGTAGCTGGGAATCATCGCTCAAATGTAAACTAGAGATGCACACTTCCAGTTATGGAGATAATTTGCTcgagtttttttttcctgtatACTTACTAGAACTATGACACTTTATTTCTTAGAGGCTTGTTAAAATCCTCAAATCTGGTGATAGAGATAGAACATACAACGAAAAGCCTAATATACACAGAACACTCtcttttcgtttttcttttttgtcaatTCCTGATTTGGACTGGAAACATTTTCATATCCTAGTCACCAGCTCGTCCCCCTCGGTAAGTATCCTTTCATTTAATTGGGTGGTTCATCCCAACTTCCATGCAAGTCTCTTTAAACTCCCTTCATAGACTAAGAATAAGAGTAAGTTGGATAATTGTCATTACAAACCAACCACTTCTAGAATAGTTGATCACTAAAAGAGTTTCAATGCTCTACTTGGATGTAAGACAATGAATCAAATCTTTTACCCTACATTCTAACATTCAAGCTTTCCTGGAAATGTTTATTTAGCAGGTGCATGGGCGTCCCGTCTAAACTGGGGATGGTTCACCGGActcccctaaaaaaaaaatctaattggGTTGAGGCCGGAGGGGATTGGGTCACTGGTTTCTCTATATGTTTTCAGAATAAAAAGAAGTAAATACTGTGTTAACCTTGGGGAGCCCACTACTTACAGCCCATTTGTCCCCAACATCTAACCTTTGGTGATCAATTATTAATGTGATAAATTTGCATCCCCAGCTACCTCATGTCTATTGTCCGCAATATGTGTCTGTCGGGCAATCACGTGTCCTTAACTATGCCCTCCCTTTCTTCACTTCCAAAGAGTTCTCCTTgtattggaaaaagaaaaagatttagACCCTCTTTGATAATCTAATGtcacatttaaatttaatgaattcaaattttaatatattcagacTCATTTGATAGCAAatgacactgaattttctagacaaaacttgctctcaaaattaagtgataaactattcacttattactgaatgtgatatatactcaaatatattagatttaacacttgacaattcaataattcaataaattcaactttcaaattttaaattttagatttcaaacttcagtttttaaatttcaattttatcaaacgcacccttaaTAACCATTAATCCCAGAAACCCAACTCCGGTAGGCAACCGTGAGGTCCCGATTCAGTCTTCCCTTTTTACTTGTAAAGTCTAGAGTTTCTCCTTCATTcatgttacaaaaaaaaaaaaaaaggaaaaaaaaggaggaagttAACATCCATTATTCCGTTTGCATCTCTCTGAATTTTCTACAGGTAATATTGTACAGCTGCGAGTTCTAGAACTACGAATGGGATGCATCAATTTTAACCGAAATTATTTTGTCTCCCATAAGGAAGATTTCATGGCATTTGGCCTTCTTTCAGACCTAAAATTAAGGgggtaaaaaaaatttcatggcCTGAAAATTGAAGCCTATGCAATCCTATCTTATGCCGACTTTGATGAGGTCCCATCGGGTGTTTCACACTTTCTTCGTAAAGATTTGCGCTTCACTTAAACGTCCTTGGGAAAGGTAATAGAATTAGTTTATTTGATTCAATTCTTCGGCAAAAATACTTCAGGCTATCCCCTTTCACGCATTTACGACATGTATATTGAGTATAAATTCATTGAATTTGACCGAAATGAAGGAttgtgggattttttttttccttttttttgtgtggGAGGGGACGGTTGTGTCCATGTTGCTTCATTTTTTCGTTTCTATAGATATCGAGATTTGACTGATGTAATTGATTTTTTCAATCGTCATAACCACATTAAAAAATCAGGTCAACAAAAAATCCCTATTATTGCACCCGCCCTCATTTTCAATTGAATCCATCCAACCCCTATTGTTGTTgcctttttctcaattaaagaaTATCAAGGTTGCATAGTGTGCTGAACAATTTCCAGCAATTCGTtaataaattttgttattttttaataaaagaacTAAGTTTTTGCCATGTGAGACGTATATGTTGCCAGAAAAGGATAAATACGCCCTCGATGAAATTAATGATTGGGTCGGGAACATGTATTGTCGTACATTGAAACGAAAAATACGTACCCAGTTAACAATTTgtgaacacaaaaaaaaaaaaagtgagctAAGTATGCTCTCATGTGTTATTTCTCAatcgaaattaaaaaaaaaaacttcttttaTTCAGTGTTTATTTGGATTTCTATGCTAAGGGCACATGTCACATGGTGAGATCATATTTAATTTCGCTACTTAAAGGGTGAATTGAACCAATTGAACAAATTAGAGAGCATAGTGAGAAATCGACATTCTTGGCGAGGGTAAGTTGCAATTAACCCATTGCCGTTTCAAATATTCCTCTTATTAGAAGCAAGTGATTACTACGATATTCCAATTGCATCAGCGTATGAAAAGTCAATCACATACTGCACACGCTAATTGTTCAAAAGTCCTACATTTTGTCTTCAAACGTTTTACCGAAATGCAGTTAATGTGATAAATTTGCTTGAGGTTGTCGAAGATAAGCACAGTTACAATATAGACATatgaaaaaaaaacactatTGAAAACATATTATTACTAAGTACAACATTCTTTAAcatttttcaccaaaaaaaatgttaaataaataaataagtaatcAAAAAGATATTCCTGttataaattttgatttatGCATCTATATCTTTTTTCCGTATGATAAAAACATGTCTTCTTTGTTTAACAAATTGACTACTGCATCTAATTCTTGTTCTCCATTCACTGCTCAGAGTTTTTCGTCATCAATCACCGGACCGCAGCATCAGATTTCCCAGTCCCTAAGGGGAGTGCCATATTAAATGAAGCGAATGAAACATATACGAGCTAGTACTTAAAACTAAGTAGAGACAATTTCCTCAAAGGCTTGAACAGGTCATGAATACAGATTGGTTTCTTGATAATTTACACCGGTGAACACGTCAACAGATGGATTGCTTTTTCAATCCAATCAAAAACGCTTAACGTACGTTTACATGAATCACAAAAACAATTCTACTCAAAACTAAacttgggaaaaaaaataaaaaagaaaggaggAGGATCAGAGAAAGGAATACACAAGAAATTAAGATTGGGACGACCATTCTCAGATTTACCAGCTTTTTCTATGAGCATGAAGCCCAGTTGGTTTTTCTGCTGGTTCACTTAGCACACTCTTAGGAGAAGACGATCCAGAACTTTTTGGAGATGCCACTTTGTCATTCACCATATTCTTTTCGCCTAATCTTCTTACATAATCTTTCTTGGTCTTCTTTGTTTCCTCCGAAGTTGAGCTCCTTTGTTTAATCATAGGTACTAAATACCATCCAAGGGATGTGCATAGTATCGCAAATGATCTTCCATACATGACCAAGAGCAATAGAATCAAGACCATCATAACCGGCATGTACCAACAGGGGCGCCTCAAATTTTTCAACTTTAAGCTCCATCTAATGCTCTTCTTTGCAGGTCTTTGGCTGGATTCCTCTTTCTGTTGTTGTCGAACTTCTTTAACAACGGTTGAGGTCTCAATTGCATGTTTATCTTCTGATGGTAATGAATTCATGCGTGACATCTGCTTTTCTTTAACATTGCCAACATGATTGTTACCATTTCCTTGCTTCCTGTCCCTGGCCTTCACAACAATCGGTTTCCAATCGTTGGAATTCGAATATACAAAACGAACAAAGGAGATGTCTTCTGAGCCTTTTTGTGTGTAAATCTTCTGCTTCTTGTCTTCAAGTTCGGCCAAAACTGCAGAGAACTTCTCAAGACCTCGATTTGCATAAGGGTTATTGCTATCTCTACTTCTACTGGAATAACTCGTCTTTCTTGATCTCTTTGGCGTTGAGCACGGGCCGAGAAGTTCATCgatatcatcttcatcttcttgaCCGCTGAAACTGCCACAAACAAGAGGAGGCAACATCTGGAAATGAAGAGGGAATCAGTGGAGAGAAGGGATTGTATACGGGATTACAGTTAATAATCTTGGATTGAGTATGGAAGTGAATTGAATCTAGAGGGGCAGGGAGAAATAAAATGGTAGCATATATAAAGAGGAAGAGCCAGCTGCGAAGACTTGACTAGATCCAACGGGAAGAGTCAAACTGAATTGAGGTACAAGAAAATTAACTCAGTATTCGCTATTCGGCGGAAGCTTCTATAGagtttttggtgtttctttgacTTCTTGGATGGGGGTTTAATAGAAGTATAGAACTTTACACAAAACCGTATTGAAATATTCCTTGCTGACCATACAATTCTTTTTTTGCATCCATTATAATAATCAACAGTATATGGACATTAGAATTTTTATTATGTGCTTGTTTAGATTTAAATCTAGTGGGCAAGTCTTGGACGAGgggttttgacttttgaaatgGTCCAAAATCTTGGTTCATTAATTAATGTTGGTATCACATGTAAGTTAAACCAGCAATGACGTGTCACGCCAGGccgaaaaaaatataataataataataatgtttggTACATTAAAAACTAATGATACCACTTCTAGACTGTCTCCGTTCTCCACTGGTCAGTTGGCAAGAGAAGGAGAGGTTAGTTGATTCAAGAGTGGATAATAATACGATAATGTGTGGATTACAAATGAGGTGACAAACAGGGGATAAAGACCTCTTCACTTCCTCTGCATCCAATCCAAACCAAGAGGAGCGGCTGCGGAGCAAGAATGAGGGCTACTATCTATTTTAGTGGTGTGTGTTGTGTGATAAAGTAATTTTACCAACTTTGCTAATTTTTGCCAATTTGattcatttcttcttttctttttcggcCAATTTGATGTTTATGCATATCGGTTACTGCTATACATCTTGTATACACCCTACCAAGCATGCAGTCACAATCGCAAACCATGtcatcttttttgttttgttcaGCGGCTGTGCTCATGATGATTAATGTACTCTTGCTTAAACAATAATATTTTAGTTGCCTGgaggtcctttttttttttctctctaacCTTGTTTTCCAACGGAAAAGTATTTAAGAAGCGGGAGAAAGAATTTGTATCCAAATCGTTTAGTACCTAATTTTTAATTCTAGCCACTACATCATTGCCTTATCGGCTAGTTGCCTGGAAGTCAAAACAAGCGCACAAACTACACGAGCAAATTATTTGGATGATCACTAAACTTTTAAAATTGTTGAATTTTGACCATTGAACTATTAAAAATCTGGTCTAAAGTTTGGATATCAAGCTATTCTATTAAATTTAATCGTTAAACATGACAAATTTGAGTATTCACACGATTCACGAGACAAAAGAAAGAGGCATAATTAACGATTAAATTTGACGAAATGACTTGAAATTTAAACTTTAAATAGTTCAGTGATCAAAATCAGACTTTTAatagtttagtggttaaaatccAACGATTCCAAAAGCTCAGTAGTCATCCGAATAATTTGCTCAAACTAAATTTGTGGGATCAGAATACAAACTAAAGTGTATGGTAAGCTAAAGACCGTAGAAGCCtggcacatttttttttttctttttcagttgcCTGAACGGCAAAGTCACCTCAAATATTACTTAATTCTAAACATCATCAAAACTGTGTCATCAGTtttgaaaatatcaaaaatcGACAAATTGGATGATTACACCAATCTTGTGGTAAATGAAGAATGTTTTTGTCTTGTCTGTTGCGTTCATAAAATGCAAACTTTTTTCTTGGTGTGTCCACTTCAATGTGTCCCAATCTTAGCCGCTTGTTTGGAGGTGTACCACTCTTTTCCCTTGAAGCACTTGAGAAAAACCTCTTCTGTCAAAGTTAGTACAGTTTTATctgtttcttttagtttttgtttttattcatgATTGGTAATAGGAAGAAAAAGCTATGTGTCCATATATTGCATTGGTGATTGGACCCATTAAGATgatgaaaaaaaagttttttttttcttttttacttctGAATATTGTATTGGGACAATAAAGGTTGCCTTAGCGTAATATGTCTCCTAAATACAGGCTAACTAAAGCAGATGAATGGCaataatttggtgattttgttgtaTGTCAAATAATAGCAATTGTCTTCTCCGTTGAGCCGGAAATACATTTCCGGCTCAAGATAATTACCTAAAACATTCCAGAAAGTTAGGGATTGGAAAAATTAGATAAACGTTGGACAACTGAAACAAAACCGAGTTGGCGTGTTAATCCTTTTGGCTTCAACATGTAAAAGGTACAATTCATTCTAATCCCCATAATTTGCAAGTCTTCGTTGAACAGCGAGAACTAGTAAAGTCCCACAACATCACCAGTTCGCTTTTCTTGAACGTCGATTTACGCGTTGGGCCAAGATTTTTCCCAGGTTACAAATGCGAAATATCTACGTGGTGGGTTACAATACGTGTTCATACGTAATTTTCTGATTAACAAAACCATATTAGTTATAACTTTCTCACTCATGCAAACAAATTATTTACATGTAAAAGCCTAGATTTGATACTAGCGTATGTACTCGCTGCCTCCGATGACGCCGGATTGTACCTTTCCTTTTTAGTTCCGTCTCAAAATCCTTGTGCACTAGTATCGTGGTATCAGGGCAAAGTGCATGTTGGCCCGGTTGACCATCCATATAAATGGAGATTCTAGAGAACCATTATGCCTCAATAAGAATTAATGAAAAGAGAACtcttttgacttgaatttggaaaaaaaaaacttattgtttggattaccatt
Protein-coding regions in this window:
- the LOC113714999 gene encoding putative receptor protein kinase ZmPK1 gives rise to the protein MANRDRPVNGKNSRLSLLKSGSLVLTDAGQFTVWTSSTQSNSSLQLQLHDNGNLVLSNIEGGNLWQSFNSPTNTLLPGQSLTQNSVLISSRSLTNYSSGFYKLYFGDDNVLSLLYQGPQTAGISWPDPWKHSWDNGRYPYNNSKVATLDSWGRFQSSDQFDIITVDYGPGIQRRLTVDFDGNVRVYSLDMASRNWKVTWQSTLQPCTVHGICGENSLCTYAHETGRKCTCAPGYKIKSQKDWAYGCEPDFQLPYNDSNASGFLLLQNVEFYGYDIGFFSNSTLDNCQNLCLNYCSCKGFQFKFDKDKGYYNCYPKASLFNGYRSSGFDFPIYLRLPQSIITSFDQKPLQQTNIKCTVDAASLGRAYQKKGQHGWVKSSLRCTLAVGTFEIICFFTYLFKTRRGPSARIQGYTQVATGFRKFTFAELKKASKNFSAEIGQGGGGIVYKGVLTDNRVAAIKCLNEANQGEAEFLAELSTIGKLNHMNLIEIWGYCVEGKHRLLVYEYMEHGSLAKNLHSGRLDWKKRYDIALGTAKGLSYLHEECLEWVLHCDVKPQNILLDSNYQPKVADFGLSKLLNRGGTDKSTFSRIRGIRGYMAPEWVFNLPITSKVDVYSYGIVVLELLTGRSPVEGHSMEESTSAMEPRRLVTWVKEKMHEANGRASPIAIAKIVDPVINAEFDMARVEILVQVALQCVEEDKDARPTMSQVVDTLLHQESDEY